The sequence GGAATGGAACTTGTAGTATTGGGAATGTAGCTTACCTCAGTTGGTACAGTATCAACATAGACTATTAGAAACCAGTTAAACGTGACTGGTGAGAAATCAACTCTGTAGTCATGACAACAGTAATGATGTAATCACTAATACCACACCCCCTCACTTGTGATGGTCCAAATGAGCAGTCAATTTTGGTAACTTCTCAATCATCAAATCCTTTAACACTCTCTGGATGAGGTAATATGATGTCATTAACAATAGTGAACAAGTTAGTGTTAGGACAGTAAACCCTCAGTAATCTAATAAACCCTCAGTAATCTAATAAACACTCAGTAATCTAACAAACACTCAGTAATCTAACAGATACTCAGTAATCAAGCACATTagtattttgttcaatgccaaagtagggactttcccaccgagctatgttgtaataccatcattcatctcttgtttcactactttttgttgcatagatccctacttcatttttgaatttacaattttaaaaaaaatactagtgcttgtctgaagacatctgtcagttacttagtcagtcagttacgtgtaataaatttttttaaataaaatttgtaacaacttgttgagAGCATTTTGGATCAATCTTTCTGAAGCCATGTTTGGGctcagttttacctaaccaatattgcctgatcatcgtcagggaaaagtgaggctgatttTAGGTGATGCTTGTCATGGGCCACGTCCACACCCACACAATTGTGAtccagtactatcgtactgtatgacacTGTAGTTAGTTGAGATAGCATTTTTCAGACTGGTTTTTActgaagtttagactttgttgtttggTAATTCATTGTGGTTActgttgtgtaaacaacaacatattCAACCTCCTTAACTTTTAGTGAGTAGTTAGATTATGGTCACTAAGTAATTCTGTGTACTAGACGGTTGGAATGATGTAATTTAGCAATTTGGCCATTGGTCTCTGATAATTTGGCTGTGAATGGGTTATTAATTATTAATAAcccaattaattaattaataaccgATTGCACTGAACTAACACAACTCATTAGTTGTATTGTTAATGTTGATGTGTCAATTTAAAGCCACTTCCACTATATTGAAGTGTAATGGAATTATCATGTCATTAACAAATTCCCTTGTCAGTGAGATGGGTGATGATAGCTCTATAATTGTAAAAGAATTTTATTGATATGGTCAACTTGTGACTGGCATTAAAACTTTCCTGAACAGTATttctgcatcaaatatgccagcataataaaagcataataggctggagtgctatgtcagcataattctagtatattaggtggatatttcaaactacagaattaattccatgaaaatagatcaaaactccctaatagagcagtcagtggaaactgcaacaGAGCatgattatcatgataaattaaaTTATGCATTTCTGTGCTTGGTCACACAGAAATGCATACtttaatttatcatgataatatgATTGCATACTATCAGTAATCATGATTCTCACTATCAGTTGTGAATAGTGATGGTTGTACTATGGCTCAGTTCCAACTcaaatgcattatacatacatacatataccatttcacacctcacttcaaagggaagagaaggtgtataagtggtataatagcactgctcaggaatgcagtaacgagaataggaggtagttgctccatatactacctcctattctcattaatgcattccaagcattctcagaaatcatttgatttctttgatgaaactgtgtgatctctcctttaatatagcgacacttcacaggatcgatagtgggttttagtttttgtaaagtgagccaaggcatagatcatggacttggggaaaaagatagttcattgttttactgaatgaagaaggtcacaggttagtttatattaaacatgttacgttcaatagtcacgtggggatgtcccacagacactgggCGTAgcgcgcttaattgatttggccattagtgttaatagtattcactactttagtttattcatggctagtaaagtaagtactttagtgtagttgaatcgtctttacattgccgttttgacacctggtgcGATGTCACACAAGCGTAGTCactgggcgtggcgcttaattggctaggccattatagcgctgtaaacatattcactgctttagtttattcatggctagtatagtaagtactttatagtgcacttgagcttcattatgagctcttcagctcgtatttggacttcctgtgtttaattgcgtacccacaatcgaagcgatctgcatgctcgtgacgatacacttacgttcggcctctcagcagtgccttgtcgttgctcttacgacgttacccacaatcgaaagtcacatggtcccatataaatacactcgcaaagcattcctgcagtttccatgtacacttgcaggtgattaacgcaagtggaatatattagttgtaacatgggcacttgtgattttcctgaaatatacacactagcactcgggctgcgccctcgtgctcATGTGTATacttcaggcaaatcactcgtgcccatgttacaactactacatataccactttcacacctcacttcaaagggaagagaagatgtataagtggtataatagcactgctaaggaatgcagtaacgagaataggaggtagtatatacaagttatatccctcctaggagtgatataacttgaacctcctattctcattaatgcactccaagcattctcagaaatcatttgatttctttgatgaaactgtgtgatctcctctcctttaatatagcgacacttcacaggatcgatagtgggttttagtttttgtgaagtgagccaaggcatagatcatggacttggggaagaagatagttcattgttttactgaacgaagaaggtcacaggttagtttatattacacatgttacattcaatagtcacgtggggatgtcccacagacactgggtgtagcgcttaattgatatggccattagtgttaatagtattcactactttagtttattcatggctagtaaagtaagtactttagtgtagttgaatcgtctttacattaccgttttgacacctggcgcgatgtcacacacgcgtagtgactgggcgtggcgcttaattggctaggccattatagcgctgtaaacatattcactgctttagtttattcatggctagtatagcaagtactttatagtgcacttaagcttcattatgagctgttcagctcgtatttgggcttcttgtgtttaattgcgtacccacaatcgaagcgatctgcatgctcgtgacgatacacttacgtttggcctctcagcagtgccttgtcgttgctcttacgacgttattcacaatcgaaagtcacatggtcccatataaatacactcgcaaagcgttccagcagtttccatgtacacttgcaggtgattcacccaagtggaatatattagttgtaacatgggcacttgtgatttgcctgaaatatacacactcgcactcgggctgcgccctcgtgctcgtgtgtatatttcaggcaaatcactcgtgcccatgctCCTTAGATtaatactctctaataaaacagtcactttgtacTGAAATACTATATATAGGTGAAAATaatttctgaaagcattttgggaaaaATTTTCAGAAGGCCTACTGAACACAGTCCAGACACTACAGTGGCTAACACATAAGCAAGTATGGCCAACAGCAAAACtctgcacacttacaaaatctACAAGACACCCTGATTTCTCCATAAAACAACAAGTATAATATTCTATACCCTTCCTGTGTGATGATACATCATCCCAACTAGTAGTTTTTGTATGTCTCAAAATTTGGATCTTGTAATCCAGGGATGTGACTACACCCATCTCCACATcatgattataattatgttgccAGAGATCTGGTGGAATTTTGGGACACTTGTATTTCATCACAACATGTATATAGTTAGTTAGAATCTCACTGGTAGATTGTGTTCCTAGTTATTTGAACTATATCACTTGTCTGCACTGCTattatcatcattattattattaaatacagagaTAAAGGTAttatgcctgtgagtcctgctcattacaataaacaattacattaagaataaGTTATCGATCAAAATTTTACAATTGTCAGTATTGGCATGGCAGACAACAAAGTTTAGTAAATAACTATTACACACGAAGCAATGATGTTAACCTAAACCTTTGCCTGGCTTTAGCTACATGTCAGTAACATCACGAATTACGTATCTCATTACATTTGTCCCTCACACACAGCTGCTACACTCCTAGTTGTGGTCTTCTCAACAGGTAAGCTGTTTTGTATGCACAATCAAGGAAGTGTCCAGGTGAGTAGGTAGTACACTACATGTAGTTGTATGAGGGTGTGTCTTTTAATTGAACATTATTGTTGTCAACAATTTAAAACATTATACAGCCACTACAATTTATTAATATAAAACTCTGTGTTCTAAATGATGAGCACTATAACATCAGTAGTAATAGTAGTCAGGTGATCACTTCTTGCCAACAGAGCGAGCCATGAGACAGGCAAACACGGTCATTATCATCTTATGCTTGCCTTCCACCAGATCTTCTGGTAGAGCATAAACTCTAGCTCCAATCTTACGACACATGGAGATGGCATATTTAGCATTACTCATCAAATCCTACAATGAAGTTAAACAGCTTGTAGTGATCAGGTGATCATTTGCTCACCTCCTCACTGGATGGTGCTACAATCACCACATCATATTTGATGGATCCTGGTTTAATAGAATCAACAATATCAATGACTGGTATACTGGTCTGTATCGCTGCATCTTTAAATGATGAGATACGTGACTCCTTCTTGCCAACCTCCAACTACAATAATCAGTTAGTACACAACAACACTATACTACCCACTAACCGTGTGATTAGCCCATTCTACAATTTCCTTATCTTCAATGGGCTTAGCTGATCCAGCTAGTTTCTGTAACACTGACAATGTGTATGCTCTCATCAGTTGCCACACCACAgctacaacaacaataacaatggATTAACTGACAATTACAACTTGACAGTAACTATGTAGTATTACAATAACCCCTTCACCTTTGAATTTCTAGGCAGATTCCAATCTGACCACCATTAATCCCTTAAAATATATAAAGAACCCttcgtgggaggatcaaagcgatgccacatatcgtattgtccatacagtactaatcaactgcataactgtactgtatgagtcgtacagtacagttatgcagctaattgggcaaatacagtacagttatgcggagaatttatttacggaatgttatgtaaacaacacactgtaaatcgctaaaaccagccaaactaatcctacgagttcgttctacggctagaaataaattgtataaacacttactgattgtctgatcacaaagctttttaaacacgactccaccaagacagcacgattgatcacatgcgtgacattgtatatctctaaaactagccaaactaatcctattagttcgttctacgactagaaatagattatatgaacacttactgatatcctgatgaCCGAAAATCGCaacggtttgagtactagagaaaataactccaagccagatgaccaggaagtacttGCTTGtatgtacgaaaaatacagtactcggggggggggggtgtctcgaggctgTATTTGTCTCTCGACACACCcccttgtactgtattttccgtacacatgcgcagtggtgctttaactctaacataaaGAACCCttcgtgggaggatcaaagcaagcCATACAGAACACATCTTTTCTATATGTATTAAAGCATTGCCGCAAGAGCTATACAAAAAATATAGCACGAAGACTGAGCAACATACAAATGTAGCACAACAAACCTACAAAACACAAGCACAAATGCCTATTCTACTCCGTGAGTTGACGGTTCTCTACTCCGTGAGTTGACGGTTCTCTACAACAGTTAAAAGCACTCTGGACAGCTGGATGATGTCACCAACATAATAACTCAGTGATGAGCAGCTTAGTGCACATAAAATTACTGAGGTTTACTAGTTAACAGGCTTATTGTATATATGCTACAAGGAAGCTGGAACACTAGTAATGATGAACAACTAGATTATTAACACTCGGCTGGACTTGACACGTTACAACCAAGGTGTCATGTTAACATAAATTGTGCAGACTCTTGTACAATATTCAGTGTACCCAGTAACAGTGAGTATGTGACTATGAGGACCTCAGATCAGACATCTAAGCCGACGTTGTACTCATCACACAAGTTGATCCACCATATATGGTGGCTGTGACATTTAGAGGGCCAAATTAACACATTTATGATCACTACTATTAAACACTACCATACTTAATTTAGTGCCCACCAAGTGTAAGGGTCTTGTTTCCTTGATGGATATCTTCTCCTCCAATTCCTACTACTGAGAACTTCAGCTTCTGAGCCAGCTCAACACAATAGTTACAATTCTCCAATTTCTTCATGGCTCCTCCAAGTTTCTTAAAGGAATCTTTATCATTCACCTTCTTCCAATCCACAATTCCTGGTTGGATCTTGTCAAATAACTACAGTATTAGTTAAGTCATTTCTAAATAATGCACAGCACATACTTTACCTGTATTAACACCAGACCATCCTTCAAATCCTGATACAAGCTACTGACAAATGGGTTCACTCCAAGACTGTTCATCCAGTTACGGAAAGCTGTATAACAACAGTACGTAAACTTTAAAAGGTTGTATCTCATacacaaatcacctttacagaccAATAGAAGTCCATTTTATAGCCAAATACACTAGTGACACAAAGGCAAGTATTTCAGATGGTTTAAACTGTTTGGGTGCAAGTTTAAATCACCTCAAACTTATCAACAGTTGTCATCATACAGTGTAAAACATCACCATACTGATCAGTTATTATTGGATCAATTAGTCCCTAAACTACTCTAGTTAACTACTCACTTCTCTCCTCCCTGGTCTCCCCAAAGTCTCCAAGGTCAAAGTCAGGTAGTCCATCCTCTGGTGGGTCCAGGGCAGGATGGGTGTTGAACATGTTAGCAACAAATGCCAAGTTCAGTCGCTGGTGTCCCTTAACTACATCCTTTGGTCTAACAAACTTCCTACAACCAATCTTATCAGCTTGTCTCAACATGGCTTCTGCCCTCTTCTCTGGGTCTTGTACCTGTAAAAAGGTTAGTGAGAGGAGCATCAAATAGAACATCACCTACCTGTAAAGGAGACCTATCTGTTCCAGCATCAGCAGGTGCTATCTGATCAATAACTATAGTGTAGCACTCAGAGTCCTGTATTACATCATATGACATCATCACTACACTCATTGGATAGATCAGTTACATACGAGCAAGAGTGTTTGTGAAATTTCCCTACATTCACTGACAATAGCACTTGTGAAAACAAACACTTTACGACTTGTATGTAACTGGTCTATCATGTTGCCAGTAACCACAGTCTAATCACCTTGATGTCTGATGTGAAGTTGGATACTCGTCGAGGACTACCAGCCTTAGCTAGTTGATAGTTGAACCATCGAAGCAGAATCTGCTCTGGAGACAAGGCCAGTAAATCTTGTAGTGTTTCCCCATCTTCCAATAGCACGGCAAGGTTGGGATTGTTTTGGAGGGAAATCTTTGCAAACAATCCGATCTGCAACAAAAAGTATCACATGATGAAACAACACCGATACTGCTACACCATCAGTGTTACTGTACAACTGAGACAGCTCTTAGTAAGGCACTGAGTTTGAATGAAGACAACTTAGTACTTGAAagggtcgagatactctaatatagcagtcaggtGTACTAAGCCTACTAAGGGTTAGGCCATTATAAAGAGTACTGcagcagagtacaatataacggtcggtcctcggccattttccgaccaagcgatgctgttgaccgatcaatgtagctgttggtcggccatttgtgccgatcaattttttacaactgtaattctttattattagtctttataatatgtaatattatagttattattattgtcgtatcgttaactttccttaccgaagctatttaatcACTACGTGAAGTCTCGATCCCGTCGAAGCTTTGACTCgatgcgcatgcgtaagctagagcactgcacctagtatttacccaaattatcgattgtgggttactgtcgatgttgtgaagaagcgatcactacactgactacacgagtggcgccttccaagagaagaaaagaaagtaatgtttgcgaagtggaggtacgatattaagtataagatggccatttcgtggttataatctgtagagatgcagtggctggagaaagtggaatgaaagtcacatgataaaagtgttctgcacggaaagttcgagagtaagttttgatctattgctattcagaagagaaactttagcaatagctagttgataattcaatatgtgctgactcaacaccacttgtaacaaagcatttagcctagctaagtctacaaactggctgtacaatacattgattcatagttttttttgtaaaatatgtatgcagcaacacaaattttgtacatgtattactaataaacaattctctgtaaaatgcatgtgcataaagttcagtgataagtagctgaaagtggtctcagattcaatctcagagtgatcctttttcaaaaatttcctgggggggcacgcccccagaccccctagaaggcttgtgcttcgcactgcggggtgtgctttgcacactaggATAGTACACCTCCATCTTACGGCCATGCAATTTCacaaatggccaatcaaatttacttttgattggccattctgtccgagcaataattttcccttatattgtacactgtgcAGTATATGGATTAGTAGTGAGTGTTGGGGGAAGAGTCAAGAGTGTTTAGTTAGCAAGCAAATTAGCTGAGCAGGCACACTCATCTGTAGCTACTAGTTTGAAGGCATTGGAACATGTCAGTTACTGGTCGATGATGATGGTCATGTTTCCATGGCAGCTCTCTGTACCAGCTTAGCATTTGGCTAACCATGGGAAGGACGGGCCACACATGTATCAGTATCAGATAGTCCCACAACAGAGGGGAGTCTTAccagtcacatggtgaagtaaattttaaaatggcaGTATAATGGATGCAACGTACAGTACACAAATCCTCAAAATTTCTAGTGcactgtatacatgtattcCACGAAAACAGCAGTTTTGTGTATCCAAGTTGGGAGTACCGACATACCCCATTGCCTGTGATACTACTACACAGACAATAACAACGTTTGAGATGTATCCCACATCCACCAACTTAGAATAACAAATTGTTCGGTCTTTATCATAGTGGCTTGTTATACTACCACCCTCCTCTGAGAGAGGTTTATGACTTATCCCACTGGAGCTATTTCCTCACATGACCAGACATCACAATGGTGGGTGACCTCTAGCAAGTATTTCATTAGTATTTTTCTCATGCCTACATCTGGTGACATTTCTCGAGTTTCTTGAGCCCGAAAGTACAATAGTTACTTCATATGATCAAGTTGCAATCAAGACTACAGAACAACATATCAAACTGTGAAAGGTAAAGTCAAGAGGTCAATAacaacaaattacactgtacatTTTCAGGTTTGAGATAGCTTCGTAGATTGGTCACTGTAAGCCGAGCTGTTGAAACTCTCACTTGTTGTCAATGTaacagtcacacatgaaatTGACCTGGCCACTCTAGACAACAAGTGTTTGAATCTAAGCTCATTCATCTTCTGAGGGATATGCTTTTCCGGGAGCAACTTTCTCAGTGAAATCTTCATCTTCAGATGATATCTTCTCCTTCAAGAAGGATGTCAAGTGCATCTTCTTATGTGGCGACTGAACTGGAGCAACATGGATCGAGTCTGCTGACTTATCAATAGAGTTCGAAAGAAAAATGGTAAATTAAAGTAGTGCAGCGGCACTTTCCAAAAAAGTTGACGGTGAACAACTATCGAAAATTTGTGAAAATCCCATACAAAAAGTACGGGTAGCAAATGCGGCTCAGACTATAACTCACCGCTACGGGCAGACTTTCTCTCGCCAGTTGTACTACCTCCTaggtagaagaaatcacctcacTG comes from Dysidea avara chromosome 4, odDysAvar1.4, whole genome shotgun sequence and encodes:
- the LOC136253151 gene encoding fimbrin-like produces the protein MSFTAAEIEDIRVQFDQFDADRNGHITAAEIKDVLKALGEDTPGYKIRDMIREVDIDENGTVEFDEFIKMYEKVKNQKKGFKLAETAEKAKNIVTVGGMSAASAEGTSHSFSEEEKLAFVDWINFQLAEDPDLINKKALPIAEEGDGLFKAVHDGIVLCKLINSSIPNTVDERAINKGKLSIYTIHENQTLALNSASSIGCNIVNIGPEDLVEGKPHLVLGLLWQVIRIGLFAKISLQNNPNLAVLLEDGETLQDLLALSPEQILLRWFNYQLAKAGSPRRVSNFTSDIKDSECYTIVIDQIAPADAGTDRSPLQVQDPEKRAEAMLRQADKIGCRKFVRPKDVVKGHQRLNLAFVANMFNTHPALDPPEDGLPDFDLGDFGETREERTFRNWMNSLGVNPFVSSLYQDLKDGLVLIQLFDKIQPGIVDWKKVNDKDSFKKLGGAMKKLENCNYCVELAQKLKFSVVGIGGEDIHQGNKTLTLAVVWQLMRAYTLSVLQKLAGSAKPIEDKEIVEWANHTLEVGKKESRISSFKDAAIQTSIPVIDIVDSIKPGSIKYDVVIVAPSSEEDLMSNAKYAISMCRKIGARVYALPEDLVEGKHKMIMTVFACLMARSVGKK